tctttctcctatGGTGATTTTGCAGAAGTTTGCTACATTCGGAATCAAATGGCTGGCCATAGGATTGCACATGCCACATTAAAAGGGCCCAGTGTGGTCAAGGAAATAGTGATCGCAAGTGTACTTGGTTTGGCTGCTGGAAGCCTGTGGAAGATGCACCACTGGAATGAACAAAGAAAAGTTAGGTCATTCTATGACTTGCTGGAGAAGGGTGAAATAAGTATAGTTGCGGAAGAATAATTTCTCAAGGATGGGCATACTCGTATGATTTGGCTCTTCAATTAAACATGAGTATACCCTTCTATCTAAAAGAATAAGTTCGAAAACCAAGTATTTCTCTGTCTATTCATTGCTCCATGTTTGACTATGAAGTTTTTGATTTTTATTGACCTGTTTGGACAGACTAGAATAAGTTTTCTTTCATCAGTTAAGTGTGCCATTCAACAGGCAAACTCATGTCTCTATTAAAAGTATATTATTTCTCGTTTAATAGGCTTCTTTTTACCATCAGCAAATTTATCCCTGACCAATATGGGACTCTATTTGCTTTGTCTGTCTTTTGATAATCCTCTCTAACATATGGCTGTTTCTAAAGCTAGGTCTCTGTTCATTATTAGTGACCCCTGCAAGCAGGGGACTTATTTAGAATTTCTATAACATGGGTGTACCActaaagaaaggagaaaaaaatgCATCAAGTGGGAATCGGTCCCCTTGGTAAATAACTAAGGTTTTAACCAAGTGCACAATTAAGCTTTTTTGCAGTATGAGTTCATCATGTAATATTAgattaatttttagaaaatatatacataaaatatttaGTTTTGTAGAAAGATCATGGGTTCACGTGCCTCAAAATTTACACTAAAAAACGCCACTGCCTGCAAGTTGGTAAAGGGATGGCATTATTCTGTTAATTTATGCCTTATCATTGCTCGGAAAGCATTTGAATCATTTGCTGTGTACGAATCATATTTTGAGTTCAAACCGCGAAGCATTTAGCATTAATCACAATCCGGTTTGgaattatcataatcatgtgtgTTTCACACATCGACTAAAGCTGATGAGATAACATGCTTTTATCCATGGTTATCCTAAACGGATTGAATACTAACATTCACGTTTCCATTTTAGTTGCTTAACTAAAAACTGATCAATTGAATTTACCTAAAATCTACTCAAAATCTCATGTTTGTTGGAATCTATTATGCTACTGCCAGACTTACTTTTGGCGTCAAGAGTTGAGAAAATTCCATGTGCACCTAGTGGCGAATGTTGAAAGGAGAAGGCATGCGCGTTATTTTTTTTCCAAACGTGGCCATCTGTGTATTCGCTTATTTCATACACACAAGCCCACGTGTCTTAAGGGCATTAGTAGTTCCTTGGTCGTTTATCCTTCCAATTTTGAACTATTTATTGAACAATAAGTAATCGTCGACTATTTAAGTCTctgatgattaaaaaaaaaaatagaaaggaaGTAATCGTCGACTAAGATACTTTAATTTAAACTCTTATGGTTTAA
The sequence above is a segment of the Lycium barbarum isolate Lr01 chromosome 6, ASM1917538v2, whole genome shotgun sequence genome. Coding sequences within it:
- the LOC132644933 gene encoding cytochrome c oxidase subunit 5C-2, translated to MAGHRIAHATLKGPSVVKEIVIASVLGLAAGSLWKMHHWNEQRKVRSFYDLLEKGEISIVAEE